The Longimicrobium sp. genome includes a window with the following:
- a CDS encoding crosslink repair DNA glycosylase YcaQ family protein yields MPDITLTPESARALMLAAMGLDRRPRRRASKHDVLACIRRMGALQIDTISVVNRSPYFVLWSRLGAYEPRWLDELLAEGALFEYWAHEACFLPIEDYPLFRHKMLDRSWMGWRYRVEDKYAKEIGDLLAHVRANGPVRSAELGAPRSGTGSWWGWKLEKLILEALFSTGELMIARREGFQRVYDLRERVLPGWDDAALPPAEAAQRTLVLKAVRALGVAKAKWVADWYRMSKKETPRIVRELAAEGALLEVSVDGWKEPGYVHRDHRDLARSAEAGEIRPVLTTLLSPFDPLVWDRQRGSEMFGFDYRLECYTPAPKRVYGYFTLPILRRGALVGRVDAKAHRREGVFELKAVHLEPGVRATNALVADVARAVRECAAWHGTPRITVRRGDPPAFAAKLSAAVDSE; encoded by the coding sequence ATGCCCGACATCACCCTCACCCCCGAATCCGCGCGCGCGCTGATGCTGGCGGCGATGGGGCTGGACCGCCGCCCCCGCCGCCGCGCGTCGAAGCACGACGTGCTGGCGTGCATCCGCCGCATGGGCGCGCTGCAGATCGACACCATCTCCGTGGTCAACCGCAGCCCGTACTTCGTGCTGTGGTCGCGCCTCGGCGCGTACGAGCCGCGCTGGCTCGACGAGCTGCTGGCCGAGGGCGCGCTGTTCGAGTACTGGGCGCACGAGGCCTGCTTCCTTCCCATCGAGGACTATCCACTCTTCCGCCACAAGATGCTCGACCGGAGCTGGATGGGGTGGCGCTACCGGGTGGAAGACAAGTACGCGAAGGAGATCGGCGACCTGCTGGCCCACGTCCGCGCCAACGGCCCCGTACGCTCCGCCGAGCTCGGCGCCCCGAGGTCCGGCACCGGCAGCTGGTGGGGATGGAAGCTGGAGAAGCTCATCCTCGAGGCGCTCTTCTCCACCGGCGAGCTGATGATCGCGCGGCGCGAGGGGTTCCAGCGCGTATACGACCTGCGCGAGCGCGTTCTCCCCGGCTGGGACGACGCCGCGCTCCCGCCGGCAGAGGCGGCGCAGCGCACGCTGGTGTTGAAGGCGGTGCGCGCGCTCGGCGTGGCGAAGGCGAAGTGGGTGGCGGACTGGTACCGCATGTCGAAGAAGGAGACGCCGCGCATCGTCCGCGAGCTGGCGGCGGAGGGTGCGCTCCTCGAAGTCTCCGTCGACGGGTGGAAGGAGCCGGGGTACGTCCATCGCGACCACCGCGACCTCGCCCGGTCGGCGGAGGCGGGGGAGATCAGGCCGGTGCTGACGACGCTCCTCTCCCCCTTCGACCCGCTGGTGTGGGACCGCCAGCGCGGGAGCGAGATGTTCGGCTTCGACTACCGGCTGGAGTGCTACACGCCCGCGCCGAAGCGCGTCTACGGCTACTTCACCCTCCCCATCCTCCGCCGCGGCGCGCTGGTCGGCCGGGTGGACGCCAAGGCGCACCGCCGCGAGGGTGTGTTCGAGCTCAAGGCCGTGCACCTTGAGCCCGGCGTGCGCGCCACCAACGCGCTGGTGGCGGACGTCGCCCGGGCGGTGCGCGAGTGCGCGGCGTGGCACGGCACCCCGCGCATCACCGTGCGCCGCGGCGACCCGCCCGCCTTCGCCGCGAAGCTCTCGGCCGCCGTCGATTCGGAATAG